Proteins encoded by one window of Myxococcales bacterium:
- the accD gene encoding acetyl-CoA carboxylase, carboxyltransferase subunit beta, with protein MTWPKKPTAGLDASEKHSFGKGVFRKCDGCGETLAVERFTENSEVCPLCQKHHKLSVRGFRDLLLDGGKLEGWDHALAPGDPLSFSDGRAYPERVASTQKSTHAREAIETGHGYLRGRPIAYGAFVFAFMGGSMGSVVGEKIARLFERATDEGLPVVLLQASGGARMQEGILSLMQMAKTVAARERLRDKNLPFVSVLLHPTTGGVAASFAFLGDVNIAEPGALIGFAGPRVIENTIRQKLPEGFQTAEFLLAHGMVDRITSRLDMRAEISSILEHLGPPRLAPAPAKSRRRLDGRAR; from the coding sequence ATGACCTGGCCAAAGAAGCCCACCGCAGGCCTCGACGCGAGCGAGAAGCATAGCTTCGGCAAGGGTGTCTTTCGCAAGTGCGACGGCTGCGGCGAGACCCTCGCCGTCGAGCGCTTCACCGAAAACTCCGAGGTCTGCCCCCTCTGCCAGAAGCACCACAAGCTCAGCGTGCGGGGCTTCCGCGACCTCCTCCTCGACGGCGGCAAGCTCGAGGGGTGGGATCACGCCCTCGCGCCAGGCGACCCCCTGAGCTTCTCCGACGGCAGGGCGTACCCCGAGCGGGTGGCGTCCACGCAGAAGTCCACCCACGCGCGCGAGGCCATCGAGACCGGGCACGGCTACCTGCGCGGCCGCCCGATCGCGTACGGCGCGTTCGTGTTCGCGTTCATGGGCGGGAGCATGGGCTCGGTCGTGGGCGAGAAGATCGCGCGCCTGTTCGAGCGAGCGACTGACGAAGGGCTCCCGGTCGTGCTGCTCCAGGCTTCCGGCGGCGCGCGCATGCAGGAGGGCATCCTCAGCCTCATGCAGATGGCGAAGACCGTCGCCGCGCGCGAGCGGCTGCGCGACAAGAACCTCCCGTTCGTGTCCGTGCTCCTCCACCCCACCACCGGCGGCGTCGCCGCGAGCTTCGCGTTCCTCGGCGACGTGAACATCGCCGAGCCGGGCGCGCTCATCGGGTTCGCCGGGCCGCGCGTGATCGAGAACACGATCCGCCAGAAGCTCCCCGAGGGCTTCCAGACCGCGGAGTTCCTGCTCGCTCACGGGATGGTCGACCGCATCACCTCGCGCCTCGACATGCGCGCGGAGATCTCCTCGATCCTGGAGCACCTCGGCCCCCCGCGGCTCGCGCCCGCGCCCGCGAAGAGCCGGCGACGCCTGGACGGCCGCGCGCGCTAG
- a CDS encoding GNAT family N-acetyltransferase has translation MAPPPTLTLRRATPADVDEILALVHELAEFERAPEAVTATRDDYLRDGFGEHPLFHVLIVELEGCIAGFAFYFRKYSTWTGRPTLHLEDILVRARYRKAGVATALMAALAREALDTGCARFDWHVLDWNVGAIEFYERRGAVVQREWLPVRVEGAALKALAALALSGDAALTRR, from the coding sequence GTGGCGCCGCCTCCCACTCTCACGCTGCGCCGGGCGACCCCGGCCGACGTGGACGAGATCCTCGCGCTCGTCCACGAGCTCGCCGAGTTCGAGCGCGCTCCCGAGGCGGTCACCGCTACCCGCGACGACTACCTCCGCGACGGCTTCGGTGAGCACCCGCTCTTCCACGTCCTGATCGTCGAGCTCGAGGGGTGCATCGCCGGGTTCGCGTTCTACTTCCGCAAGTACTCCACGTGGACCGGCAGACCCACGCTGCACCTCGAGGACATCCTCGTGCGCGCGCGCTACCGCAAGGCGGGGGTCGCGACCGCGCTCATGGCGGCGCTCGCTCGCGAGGCGCTGGACACCGGGTGCGCCCGCTTCGACTGGCACGTGCTCGACTGGAACGTGGGGGCCATCGAGTTCTACGAGCGGCGGGGCGCGGTCGTGCAGCGCGAGTGGCTGCCCGTCCGCGTCGAGGGGGCGGCGCTGAAGGCCCTCGCGGCGCTCGCACTTAGCGGTGACGCGGCGTTGACGCGGCGGTAA